The following are encoded together in the Babylonia areolata isolate BAREFJ2019XMU chromosome 30, ASM4173473v1, whole genome shotgun sequence genome:
- the LOC143275211 gene encoding uncharacterized protein LOC143275211, giving the protein MTVTTTTTATPPTTTAATTTAAATTTTTAAATTTTTPPPTTTT; this is encoded by the exons atgacagtaacaacaacaacaacagcaacaccaccaacaactacagcagcaacaacaacagcagcagcaacaacaacaaca acagcagcagcaacaacaacaacaacaccaccaccaacaacaacaaca